One genomic region from Cardinium endosymbiont of Dermatophagoides farinae encodes:
- a CDS encoding FKBP-type peptidyl-prolyl cis-trans isomerase — MGLVWYNHQYHSYGYPFMTTPSGLSYKSIGRQGNGKKVKDGEWVELALLMKVVPKKITEANPSSAQEAGEAKPSSAQEAGEAKSSSAQEAGEAKSSSAKEAGEANPSSAQEAGEAKSSSAKEAGEAKPNSAKEAEKGKQRSTDERVLLNIQQPVLYQFDQSFQSNNKQIAEMIGMMEAKQRMVFKCNPGYYLEEKDPERLEQILKALDLHKEDEIVIDIKLGRIMTDQAYKDMLEERCATQLAKDKKLITDYLAAHHIEASSTDSGLYYIIDQPSREMAVDKGKMVTVHYTGRLLDGTMFDTSIEEVAKANNLYNPRRPYRPLTFQVGIGQVIKGWDEGLLLLKKHEKARFFIPSALAYGLDARGDVIPANAILLFEVEVVDVCEPSESKPKQSASDESKSK; from the coding sequence ATGGGACTTGTCTGGTACAATCATCAATACCATTCTTATGGTTATCCTTTTATGACCACTCCATCTGGTCTTTCCTATAAGTCTATAGGAAGGCAAGGTAACGGAAAGAAGGTAAAAGATGGAGAATGGGTCGAGCTCGCGCTGCTTATGAAAGTAGTACCTAAAAAAATAACTGAAGCTAATCCAAGCAGTGCTCAGGAAGCAGGTGAAGCTAAGCCAAGTAGCGCTCAGGAAGCAGGTGAAGCTAAGTCAAGCAGTGCTCAGGAAGCAGGTGAAGCTAAGTCAAGCAGCGCTAAGGAAGCAGGTGAAGCTAATCCAAGTAGTGCTCAGGAAGCAGGTGAAGCTAAGTCAAGCAGCGCTAAGGAAGCAGGTGAAGCTAAGCCAAATAGCGCTAAGGAAGCAGAAAAAGGTAAGCAAAGAAGTACTGACGAAAGAGTATTACTAAACATACAGCAACCTGTGCTCTATCAATTTGATCAATCTTTCCAATCAAACAATAAGCAAATAGCTGAAATGATAGGTATGATGGAAGCAAAGCAACGCATGGTTTTTAAATGTAACCCTGGGTACTATTTAGAAGAAAAAGATCCAGAACGTTTGGAGCAGATTTTAAAGGCGCTCGATTTACACAAAGAGGATGAAATAGTAATAGATATTAAATTAGGTAGAATTATGACTGATCAAGCATACAAAGACATGCTAGAGGAACGCTGTGCTACACAACTAGCCAAGGATAAAAAGCTTATTACGGACTATTTAGCTGCCCATCATATTGAAGCATCTTCAACTGATTCTGGGCTTTATTATATTATTGATCAACCCTCCAGAGAGATGGCTGTGGATAAGGGAAAGATGGTTACAGTTCATTATACGGGCAGGCTACTAGATGGCACTATGTTTGATACGAGTATCGAAGAAGTTGCCAAAGCGAACAATCTCTATAATCCACGAAGACCCTACAGGCCACTTACCTTTCAGGTAGGTATTGGCCAAGTGATTAAAGGGTGGGATGAAGGCTTATTATTGCTTAAGAAGCATGAAAAAGCACGCTTTTTTATACCATCTGCTTTGGCCTATGGCCTAGATGCTCGAGGCGATGTGATTCCTGCAAATGCAATTCTACTATTTGAAGTTGAGGTGGTGGATGTATGTGAGCCTAGTGAATCGAAACCTAAGCAATCAGCATCTGATGAATCGAAATCTAAATAA
- a CDS encoding DHH family phosphoesterase: MLSALHVAYFVIQKEDYKRYDLKSGDTEGLVDYGLSLKGISLAAVLKEKDEMVYLSLRSVGDVPANLIAKQYFSGGGHKNAAGGISHLSLAETVDRFEKILQELHLQFNF; this comes from the coding sequence GTGCTATCCGCTTTGCATGTAGCCTATTTTGTGATTCAAAAGGAGGATTATAAGAGATACGATTTAAAGAGTGGGGATACAGAAGGATTGGTAGATTATGGCCTTTCCTTAAAGGGGATATCTTTGGCTGCTGTTCTAAAGGAAAAAGATGAGATGGTCTATCTTTCCCTTCGATCTGTTGGCGATGTGCCAGCCAACTTAATTGCTAAGCAATATTTTAGTGGCGGAGGACATAAGAATGCTGCAGGAGGTATTTCTCATTTAAGTTTAGCTGAAACCGTGGATCGGTTTGAGAAAATATTACAAGAACTTCATCTTCAATTTAATTTTTAA